A part of Setaria viridis chromosome 8, Setaria_viridis_v4.0, whole genome shotgun sequence genomic DNA contains:
- the LOC117866785 gene encoding uncharacterized protein has translation MPTGQARTPQPPLPPAPAKYPASPAPTHRRHRTFSSSSSSSSSSSLSTVSSAASSPSPSPRGRGTTSVPFSWEHHPGIPKTRLPAIAVAGAKVASSAPPLPLPPPLRAPPSRPRNHHHHQTRRRRASSHPTAAYTDPFAAALAECTRERAAAAGADSDRRLMDSLFPSPAAATQASASCGPVSRRWSIASAGGVAGLLDMYGCKSAMGVAEGAFVVRRPVAVVRPGPGRAGLGRAGRR, from the coding sequence ATGCCGACCGGCCAAGCTCGGACGCCGCAACCACCGCTGCCGCCAGCGCCGGCAAAATATCCAGCCTCCCCGGCGCcgacccaccgccgccaccggaccttctcttcgtcgtcgtcgtcgtcctcctcctcgtcgctctCCAcggtctcctccgccgcctcctcgccgtcgccgtccccgcGCGGCCGAGGCACCACCTCCGTGCCCTTCTCCTGGGAGCACCACCCGGGAATCCCCAAGACGCGCCTccccgccatcgccgtcgccggcgccaaggTGGCCTCCTCTGCTCCGCCGCTCCCActcccgccgcccctccgcgcgccgccgtcccggccccggaaccaccaccaccatcagacccgccggcgccgcgccagCAGCCACCCGACGGCCGCCTACACGGaccccttcgccgccgcgctcgccgagtGCACCAgggagcgcgccgcggcggcgggcgccgacAGCGATCGCCGCCTCATGGACAGCCTCTtcccgtccccggcggcggcaacgcaggcgtcggcgtcgtgcGGGCCCGTCAGCCGGCGGTGGTCCATCGCGTCcgccggcggggtcgccgggCTCCTCGACATGTACGGGTGCAAGAGCGCCATGGGCGTCGCGGAGGGCGCGTTCGTGGTgcgccggccggtggcggtggtccGTCCGGGGCCTGGCCGAGCGGGCctgggccgggccgggcggcgATGA
- the LOC117866532 gene encoding receptor-like protein EIX2, with product MAAVRFLFLQGTVLTWLLLILPMPSSSSLQAKRSNGRCITSERDALLSLKAGLSDPRGQLSSWQGEDCCQWKGVHCSNRTSHVVKLDLHGDLDHSENALGGEISSSLVELQHLKYLDLSCNNFNGSIIPKFIGSLKSLEYLNLSKAEFGGRMPPQLGNLSKLVYLDLNSNYGGSLYSDSLTWVSHLSLLKYLDMSGMNLSAAVDWIHGMSSLSSLEVLHLSNSHLRNTITILSHSNLTALKVLDIGRNSFHTTISPNWFWHIRTLTHLDISSSGFQGPIPYEMGNMTSLEQVYIGDNNITSMIPLNWENLCNLKIMDLSKSNITGDIGDLMDRLPKCSWNKLYALDFSSNKLGGNLPNWLQPLKNLSYLNLNGNDITGPLPFWIGGLNNLTILNLGSNRLVGEINEQHLEALTNLQVLEMSDNSLSMGVHSNWIPSFKLKVASFRSCQLGPVFPSWIRWQRSIDVLDISNATIYDNVPDWLWVVVSTAFILDMSKNLLNGTLPASLEMFAAEIIDLSSNRFAGPVPLFPRNVLYLDLSRNNLSGTLPDFGAMKYLHTFALYNNSISGSIPFSLCLVQSLQNLDLSGNMLSGELPTCKGDSGPYKYLVALNLNSNNLSGVFPSALQMSQDLVFLDLAYNQFSGNLPAWLGDKLPSLAWLRLRSNNFSGNIPIQLATIQGLQYIDLACNRISGQIPEPIVNLSAMARSNGDSLLNEVEGPGIGISLINEVEGFGIGIETYSSMISFTETTSVLTKGQQLEFTKGFQYMVNIDLSCNNLTGQIPQGISALVALKSLNVSWNHLSGRIPNNIGDLKALESLDLSHNELSGEIPSSISALTSLASFNLSYNNLSGRIPTGNQLQTLATDDPQSMYVGNIGLCGPPLPKGCPGNAASNSPVDEPEQKDNGMVKSIYLSMIIGFIFGLWVVFCIMLLYKGLRYSYFASIDYLYHTMCVHVVVTRNFLMRR from the coding sequence ATGGCTGCGGTGAGATTCCTGTTTCTCCAAGGAACAGTCCTAACCTGGCTGCTTCTGATCCTGCCCATGCCCTCAAGTTCCTCCCTTCAAGCTAAGAGATCGAATGGGAGATGCATCACAAGTGAGAGGGATGCGCTGCTCTCATTGAAGGCCGGCTTATCAGATCCCAGGGGCCAACTCTCATCATGGCAGGGAGAGGATTGCTGCCAGTGGAAGGGTGTTCACTGCAGCAACAGAACCAGCCATGTTGTCAAGCTCGATCTCCATGGTGACCTTGATCATTCTGAGAACGCACTCGGAGGTGAGATCAGCTCCTCCTTAGTTGAATTACAGCATCTGAAGTATTTAGACTTGAGCTGTAACAACTTCAATGGTTCAATCATTCCAAAGTTTATTGGCTCCCTTAAAAGTCTTGAATACCTCAACCTTTCCAAGGCGGAATTTGGGGGGAGAATGCCTCCGCAGCTAGGTAACTTATCCAAGCTCGTCTATCTTGATCTTAATTCAAATTACGGGGGCTCTCTATACTCAGATAGCCTTACATGGGTGTCACATCTTTCCCTACTAAAGTACCTTGACATGAGCGGGATGAATCTTAGCGCCGCAGTAGACTGGATTCATGGAATGAGCAGCCTTTCGTCACTAGAAGTTCTTCATCTAAGTAACAGCCATCTAAGAAACACAATTACCATTCTCAGCCATTCTAATCTAACAGCACTTAAGGTATTGGACATCGGCAGGAACTCCTTTCATACTACAATTTCTCCCAATTGGTTTTGGCATATAAGGACATTGACTCATCTTGACATCTCCTCATCTGGCTTCCAAGGCCCAATTCCTTATGAGATGGGAAATATGACCTCACTTGAGCAAGTTTATATAGGTGACAACAATATTACGAGTATGATACCACTGAATTGGGAGAACCTATGTAACTTGAAGATTATGGATCTTTCAAAGAGTAATATCACTGGGGATATAGGTGATTTGATGGACAGGCTTCCAAAATGTTCATGGAACAAGCTGTACGCGTTGGATTTTTCCAGTAACAAATTGGGTGGGAACCTTCCAAATTGGTTACAGCCTCTAAAGAATCTGAGTTACTTAAATTTGAATGGTAACGATATCACGGGCCCTTTACCATTCTGGATAGGAGGGCTTAACAATTTGACTATATTAAATCTTGGTTCTAACCGGCTGGTTGGTGAAATAAATGAACAGCACTTGGAAGCATTGACAAATTTACAAGTACTAGAAATGTCTGATAACTCTCTTTCCATGGGGGTACACTCGAATTGGATTCCTTCATTCAAATTAAAGGTGGCCAGTTTTAGGTCATGCCAGCTTGGACCTGTGTTCCCATCATGGATTAGATGGCAAAGGAGTATCGATGTTCTTGACATTTCAAATGCAACCATATATGACAATGTACCTGATTGGTTGTGGGTCGTAGTTTCAACGGCTTTCATTTTGGACATGTCAAAAAATTTATTAAATGGCACATTACCAGCAAGTCTTGAAATGTTTGCGGCAGAAATAATTGACCTTAGCAGTAACAGATTTGCAGGTCCAGTTCCACTTTTTCCAAGAAACGTACTGTATCTTGACCTCTCCAGAAACAATTTATCAGGAACACTGCCAGACTTTGGAGCCATGAAGTATTTACATACTTTTGCTCTTTACAACAATTCAATTTCTGGCAGTATACCATTTTCGCTGTGCCTCGTGCAATCCTTGCAGAATCTAGACCTATCAGGAAACATGTTATCAGGAGAGTTGCCCACTTGCAAAGGAGATTCTGGTCCGTACAAATATTTGGTTGCACTTAACTTAAATAGCAATAATCTTTCAGGAGTTTTCCCGTCAGCTCTTCAGATGTCCCAAGATTTAGTTTTCCTTGATCTTGCATATAACCAATTCTCTGGGAATTTGCCAGCATGGTTAGGAGATAAGTTGCCATCCCTAGCATGGCTACGACTGCGGTCCAATAACTTTTCTGGCAATATTCCCATTCAACTTGCAACGATTCAAGGGCTTCAATATATTGACCTTGCATGTAACCGCATTTCTGGTCAAATACCTGAGCCCATAGTGAACTTGAGTGCAATGGCTCGCTCCAACGGAGATAGTCTCCTTAATGAAGTAGAAGGACCTGGAATTGGCATCAGCCTTATTAATGAAGTAGAAGGATTTGGAATTGGCATCGAAACTTATAGTTCTATGATTTCCTTTACAGAGACCACGTCAGTTCTAACCAAAGGGCAACAGCTTGAATTTACTAAAGGATTTCAGTACATGGTAAATATTGATTTATCATGTAACAATTTGACTGGACAAATTCCTCAAGGCATTAGTGCTCTGGTTGCTTTGAAAAGCTTGAATGTTTCTTGGAATCATTTAAGCGGGAGAATTCCCAATAACATTGGTGACCTCAAGGCATTGGAGTCCCTCGACTTGTCACATAATGAGCTATCTGGAGAGATCCCTTCAAGCATATCAGCTCTAACTTCTTTGGCCAGCTTCAACCTCTCATATAACAATCTAAGCGGAAGAATACCAACAGGGAATCAACTTCAGACGCTAGCAACTGATGACCCGCAATCAATGTATGTTGGAAATATTGGTTTATGTGGTCCTCCGCTCCCAAAGGGTTGCCCTGGAAATGCAGCAAGTAATTCTCCAGTTGATGAGCCTGAGCAGAAGGACAATGGGATGGTGAAGTCCATCTACCTGAGCATGATTATTGGGTTCATCTTTGGCCTTTGGGTGGTGTTCTGCATTATGTTGTTATATAAGGGACTGCGGTATTCGTATTTCGCCTCCATTGATTACTTGTATCACACGATGTGCGTTCATGTTGTTGTCACTCGGAACTTCTTGATGAGAAGGTAA